Sequence from the Streptomyces peucetius genome:
ACAAGATGACCCGGAAGGCCGACCCGAAGGTCGGGCTTGTCGTCGCGGGTGTGGGAATCGTCACCTTCGGTGTCTTCCTCGGGATCGGCTTCCTGATCGATCACCCCATCTACCTGGGCATCCTCGGCTTCGTGCTGGCTTTCCTGGCGATGGCGATCATCTTCGGGCGGCGGGCGGAGCGGGCGGCCTTCGGGCAGATGGAGGGCCAGCCCGGCGCGGCGGCCGCCGTGCTGCAGAACGTCGGGCGCGGCTGGACCACAACCCCGGCGGTGGCGATGAACCGCAACCAGGACGTCGTGCACCGGGCGGTCGGCAAGGCCGGCATCGTGCTGGTGGCCGAGGGCAACCCGAACCGGCTGAGGTCTCTGCTCGCGGCCGAGAAGAAGAAGATGAACCGCATCGTCGTGGACGTCCCCGTGCACGACATCATCGTCGGCGACGACGAGGGGCAGGTGCCGCTGAAGAGGGTGCGCACCACGATGCTCAAGCTCCCGCGGGTGCTCAGCGGCCCCCAGGTGACGGCGGCCAACGACCGGCTGCGCGCCATGGGCGACCTGATGAGCAACATGCCGCTGCCGAAGGGCCCGATGCCCAAGGGCATGCGGATGCCACGCGGCGGCAAGATGCGCTGACGCGCCCGACGACGACACATGGGGCGGGGGCCGG
This genomic interval carries:
- a CDS encoding DUF4191 domain-containing protein, translated to MARKANSDSADAAAEPGRLKQIALTYKMTRKADPKVGLVVAGVGIVTFGVFLGIGFLIDHPIYLGILGFVLAFLAMAIIFGRRAERAAFGQMEGQPGAAAAVLQNVGRGWTTTPAVAMNRNQDVVHRAVGKAGIVLVAEGNPNRLRSLLAAEKKKMNRIVVDVPVHDIIVGDDEGQVPLKRVRTTMLKLPRVLSGPQVTAANDRLRAMGDLMSNMPLPKGPMPKGMRMPRGGKMR